The Myxocyprinus asiaticus isolate MX2 ecotype Aquarium Trade chromosome 4, UBuf_Myxa_2, whole genome shotgun sequence nucleotide sequence aattagttttactttttcgacagcctgaatgttcaactcaattgtaaaataaattacataatgCAAATTAAACTATTTGTGGTGAGTATTTGAACGTTTCAGGTAAAAGGTGACCATCAATTGACTGCTCTCTtcttaattagaaaaatgttttcCACCATATAATTCAGTCAGAGGTTGAGCTCAGAGGCTCAAAGGCTAAAAGAAGGAAATGGATTTAAGAAAAGGAATTTATCTAGGAACAGGCTGCAAAGGTGTTAACTCTAATGAATCCATAACCAAAGTAAGATGTAAAGTGAGCACAGCTGGAGCATTCACAAACTTTGTAGGCCTTTTAACTTCACTCCCACAgtacaaaacaaagaaaacagcGGACTACAACCAAGATTAAATTGATTTCTCATTTAAGTATCAATTTTTTATTTCCTAAaatgagaaataataaaaaagaaccaTTTTTTGACGTGCCATAAGAATATAGAGCTGTTAAACAAATGTAGATGGCATAGAACAAATAATTTGGTTTTAAAAgagcttttaatgaaacaatgtGAAGTGTTTGAGTATCATAGCAAATCCAAgatcagtttgagacattgttgaaatCTCTTCTGAAACCCAGGAGGGAAGAGAAGATACATATTTGAAATTACTCGGGTCTTTTCTCAGGAAAAGTCTTAAGCAAAATCTCCATTTGGTCTTGGTTtatcttaataataaaaaatatatatatatattatttttttatttagcgagcagaattttcccccattcatccactattcaggtcttcagctgcacaattgtatggtgCCTTCATTGCTGTATTGTATGCTTCATAATGCTCCACACATTCTCAAATAaaaacaggtcaggactgcacccgcactctctgcttacgcagCCATACACTTAATCTGGGCATTATGTGGTTTGGCGTTGTCCTGTttgaaaatgcagggacatccctgcaaaAAATGGCAActggatggcagcatatgttgctccaaaatgtttgcatatatttctgcattaatggtgccctcacagatttgCAAGTTACCCataccatgggcactgacacacccccacACCATGACAGACACTTAAAACTGCTTGGATGTTCCTTTTCCTCTTTGACCCGGAGAACACGATTGgctgtttttttccaaaaattatttaaagaataTGGACTTGTTGGACCACAAAACATGATTCCATGAaaggtgttgactgacaaaggtttacctaAATATTCccaagcccatgtcatgatatccattacagacgcatgactgtttttaagacagtgatatcTGAGGGATCCGAGATCACATTCAGAATTTCAGAAACattaccagattccttgaatcttttaactatattgtgcactgtagagggtgaaattccTAAAATCCTTTCAGTTTGTCTTTAAAgtacattgttctcaaagtgctggctTGCTGATGAACCTGTTGGCACATTGGCAAGCCTCGACacatcctttttattttatttgtttaggaGGCTTCTTGTATGCTATAACAtgactgcctcacctgtttatcGTTTCCCTTTTCTCATcaccatgttatttcaactcagATTGTTACTAGTCCTGAATTTTCCATTTCCAAATGTTTGTCTCCacatttttggagtgtgttgcagtcatctgatctgaaatgagtgtatatttattttaatgcgcAAAGTAAAACATCAGATAATGTGTTGATGTAGTACtttaaatatagcaaagggtgaatggAATTTACAAATCTCATTTGAAATCATAtctatttatactgtataaattaaGGAAATCTCATTTGAGATCTCTTTCCTATAATACAGTAATGTAATACAAATgtttactaaataaaaaatactccGTTTGATTACTTcagatgctttttttattttttatgaaaacataGTACATCTTTTACATAAAATCATTgtatacataatttatttttcagtatGTACATACACTGTCAGAATTGTTTTTGCAAAAATTGTACCTTTTAGGGGTACATCAACTTGTCACTGGGGCAgaatttatttgtaaattatttgtCCTGAAAAGGTACATATTAGTTCCTTAAGTGTCTGATCTGTTCCTAATGGGTACATATTACTACCATAAGGTGTAAAGAGGGTACCATGACTGTACTtttgagggtactgccccagtaacaagctgttgtacccctaaaggtaACATTTTTCTTGTGACTGTGTATATAGGCCTTAATACTTTCCAATATCAAAATAATGTGACATTGTTTTTCAGAGGGTAAGGACAGCTTGACAAGTCCACAATGGAGAAGTATTTGACCGACCCACCAGATGGTGGCTACGGTTGGGTCGTGGTCAGCTCGTCCTTCTTCATCATGGGCCTCACTGCTGCTGTTCTAAAGAACTTTGGCCTGTTTTTCCTTGAAATCCAAAGACACTACAGTGTCCTTACCAGTACTACCTCTTGGGTGACCTCAACCACTATTGCTGTGTTTCATTTGGGAGGTGAGAGAAACCCCATTCAAgtactgtttttaatttttagtgtTGTTTTCCTTATTGTTATCAACAGAAATTTGATGAATTCCTCCAGAACCAGTGTAACAAGTTATCTTGAAATTGGCATTTCATGAACAAGACTTCCTGCCTTGTCAGGATGTTATCCTAGTGAGGATGCTTCAGACCTGTATGGTGGTGCTCTTTAATGGGTTGTTTTACTCTTCTGTTCAGCTCCGCTTGCCAGTGCCCTCAGTGTGCACCTATCACAGCGAGCTGTTATCATGATCGGAGGGCTTCTGGCTGCCTCAGGAATGGTTATTGCCTCTTTAGGCCTCAGCCTGCCTGGGATGTATCTGTCTATGGGTGTGCTGCAAGGTAAGTGCAAAGGCTGGATGCTTAAGAAAACATGGTTTGGATGTCTTTAAAATGTCATTCTACTTGAAATTCAGTATACAGTCTGTGAATAAATttaacactttcttatgatatcCTATGTCATATTAAGTTCAGtaaagttcacttaacttgaaaattctgttaattactcaccctcatgttgttccaaacccttattacttttttcttcagtggagccaaaatctttttagcaagtcaggtcacttggtggccatctttggaacactcttgggaagctattttctatgtaaacaagtggcatacaagtacagctcctatctacttgaatggggaaagactgaaatggttggtcaagattacgctcaaagaacatatttcaaatcagcagtaaaacctGACTGCACTGATATCATAAATtgagcttctttacctcagattttacattggttgtatagctaatgcgcatgtgcattctcgagttgactgacagacgatgtctggttctaaaagatgattggttCTTTtgcctgtaaggtgggacttcctttctacatttgTTGACTGTTggacgttccaatttctcccattcattttaatagaagtgacccatctctgctaaatagtctctggaggAATGCAGGCTCCATCACTATTAACTTTCATTGCTTTGAAAAAGGATGCAACATACTGCCTAAAGTCTCCCATTGTCTTCCacgaaagaaagtaatatgggtttgaaacaacatgagggcgagtaatgaTGACAAAGTTGTCTTTTTTGGCAAACTGTCCCTTTTAGTTTATGGTGTACATGCCAAGTTCACTAGCTCAAGTGCTATTTTGCAAAATGCAGTGCATTTATCCTTAGAAAATGGTGCAAATTTAGGGATGGAGACTTcaagtttaaaggtgcaatatgtaacaattttcatgtaatattcgcctttttatttattaaattttttttttgccaatgtgtgaacggcttgtaacgcaacttaaaaaatgtgcCCTTCCTGGAATTTCTAGGtagcctattaaagcctgtagactgattttcatgcaaagggagcgggtcggttttgccgggaaaatccaaaggatgtgacatttatgtgcactcccgagagccttgcctcagtgcttctcttctgctattcaacagcgacaacaaactgcaacactaggtaacgttatcttagagatggaatccagcaaacgtctgactcccagcacaacaccaactcctacacaaactccgagtgaggcaaaaaaaaaaaaaaaaacatttatctactgaatcccgtctggctaagcgggaacgtgatcgtggtcgaacaaaaactagagtgaaaatcggcagggtatttgattcctggaggtaccttcgttcggttttggggatcaaaaccgaccctgaattggtgttcttcttattggacaagtAAGCTTGCAtaactgatctgtgtaattttagctaacttgatcttgcctgctaacgttgacgaactgcaagctaccttgcttcgtagcTTTCAAatcatttcaacgatcttctctttatactaaaagtcaagtatacaggatcaatttaagcaaatacgctggtttcttgatcgtagtacaacatatgacatacaaaatgtacaatagtgcaacataacagtgcagtgcaacagtaaactgtctggaaTAGTgcagtagtatgtagctgtatgtgtgtatcagtgtgctatgttagctgataagtagttttagtttagtctcaaagtttgtagtaaaacaatcataactgtgtaattttaattatgctacctcatctgtcagcatgatgccggtgaatcacgttcagtctctttgtacgttacgtcattgttttggccaatgctcactcgcgtccctatggagtgtgtgcgcgcgcgagcatgagcaacaggtagctggctgcagttcacttaacagccgcaggtgtcattaataacaagggtttctgaatcttacatactgcacctttaagaaccatagaccttattcacgctagcggcaTCTTTTGATTTTTagtgggaatgacaacgaggttgtgagggatagacttagtctcttcaatggcacgaacggtataaaactgtataaagctcctagatcacatctgattttctacAACTCaagttgtctggagttctttgtatactgaatgttcttggacagatattttatcaatgtttgtcgcagaacaatccaaaaacactttaaactgcagtacagcccattgaagagactgtaagtaaatccctcacagcctcgttgtcattcccattaaaaatcaaatatggcactagtgtgaataaggtctatgtagTATAccatatttttaaaaagctgaatTCTGTGTACTACAATATGTACACTCTTACACCATTTGGCAGGCAGTATATGATGTATACTGATGTAATAGGATATGTTATTTCAAACACAGATTTACTTAACCTCACCAATAGGGGGACATCAGTGGGGGTCGTTTGGAGACATAAATCTGATaaatggctatatatatatatttcaaattctaaatatttcaaataaacagACCTTTTGTCTATTTTGTACATgtggcttttttttaattattattattgaaactaTAAatgaacgtgttttttttttgtttttttaacatgtattgccatgtatcagatttctgtataaaAAAGCAAGCTATGACGTATGTACTGTGCAAGTCTAAGCATATGTCGAAATCATCTTATAGCCAAGTCTTTGATGATAATTGAAAATTAGGTGTGTTGTGTCAAGTTTTTCCTTGTTGTGATCTAGGGCTTGGAATGTCATTGTCTTGGATTCCAGCAAACAGCATGGTCAGCCATTATTTCAAACACTGGCGTCCAATTGCCTATGCTATCGCCAGCTCTGGAGAGTGTGTCTTTGCCATGATATTCAGCCTGTTTTTCCAATGGCTTATTGATAGCTATTCTTGGCAGGGGTCTCTACTCATCATTGGAGGTATTCAGCTGAATCTGTGTGTATGTGGAGCTTTGATGAGACCACTCCAAGCAAAACTACCTTCACAAACCTCTTTCAAAGGCAAACTGGTGCTGGACCCTAAAGAGCAAAGCAAGTTGTCAAAAGGAGTCACTTTTCAATGGTCTCTGATTCAGAGGCCCGAGCTGCTGCTATATATCGTGTTTGCCATCTTGGCTGCTGCAGGTTTCTTCATCCCACCTTTATTTCTGGTGCCCTATGCCAACAGCCTGGGCATGGAGCAGTACTGGGCAGCCTCCATCCTGTCAGTGCTGGCACTGGCAGATCTGCTGGGCAGACTCGCATGTGGATGGCTGGCTAATCTGCGGCTCATGAGGAACCTGCAGTTGTTGACTATGGTGGTCACAGCGCTGGGTGTGGTGCTACTTTTGCTTCCCATTGCACAGAACTACTGGGCAATCCTGGTGTTCTCTTCACTCTATGGCTTCCTGTTTGGCTGTGTGGTGGCCATCCATGTGACGAGTATTGTAGATATTGTTGGACTGGAGGGGTTTGATAGTGCCCTGGGGCTCTTCATGCTGTTACGGAGCTCTGGAGGATTTGTGGGTCCACCTGCTGCAGGTTagtgtgtttattttattgtatttcttttcttttaaccATATTTCTTTGCAAGATTATCAaccaaaatgtatgttttatatttgtctttttccTATATTTCCTATGtctatatttttctatttttcactAGGGGCATTCATTGATTATAAAATCAATGCATTACGACGCAGCATTCTGACAATGAAAATTAAATGACTTAATTATAgaatttaataatcaattataattactataataaTACCCAGTTATGCATTCATTTGTGATCTGCTCTATTTTTAGTCACTTAGACCCAGTAACACATTTTGGGCCCTGTTTTAAGACGTCTACGTCttaagggatagttgacccaaaaatgaaaattctcttatcatttactcgccttcatgccatcccagatgtgtatgactttctttcttcagcagaacacaaatcaaggttttttagaagaatatttcagctctgttggttggttcaatgcaagtgaatggtgaccagaacttttaagatccaaaagcacattaaggcagcaaaaaagtatccatgtgcctccagtggttaaatccatatcttctgaagcgataagataggtgtgggtgagaaacagaaacattatttaggtccttttttactataaattctcttccctgcccagtagatggcgatctgcacgaagaatgtgaattgccaaaaagaaaagaatgtggaagtgaaagtggaggtttatagttaaaaaaaaaaaaaaaggtcttaaatattgatctgtttctcactcagacctattatattgcttctgaagatatggattaaaacaatggagtcttatggattgcttttatgctgcctttatgtgctttttggtccttcaaagttctggccaccattcagttgcattgtatggatctacagagctgaggtattcttctaaaagtctttgttagTGTTCTGCGAAAGAAAGTCATGCGTTACATTATAGAGCATATATGTATAATTAACCAAATTTCTCTACTGATACAAATCATGGATAGTATTAAGTGATTGATAGCTCTTTGATTTTCATCTACTGGTGGAttatccaaactgcaaatgcaggtttagagtttagactttgcgctgactCCGAGAATAGACGTGCATCTCGGATGTGGGagtgcaattacctatttctcaggaaaatagcaaattgtgatTTGTGGCACTTAACACGCAGTACACCGACAGATTGTGCAAGCATTCCCACACATGCGTCTGCTTGCACGTTCACGAAAATTGGATCCGCCTAGCGCAGTTGTGAAAATAAAGCCAAAGGCAAGTCAAAGTCTCTCTTTACATCCTGCTTAACAAGCGCAGGTCTTGTTAACACTACGTACAAAGTATCAGGTttgcattttgtttatttaattacaagTTACGTAGTGTATATTTTA carries:
- the LOC127439923 gene encoding monocarboxylate transporter 13-like, which translates into the protein MEKYLTDPPDGGYGWVVVSSSFFIMGLTAAVLKNFGLFFLEIQRHYSVLTSTTSWVTSTTIAVFHLGAPLASALSVHLSQRAVIMIGGLLAASGMVIASLGLSLPGMYLSMGVLQGLGMSLSWIPANSMVSHYFKHWRPIAYAIASSGECVFAMIFSLFFQWLIDSYSWQGSLLIIGGIQLNLCVCGALMRPLQAKLPSQTSFKGKLVLDPKEQSKLSKGVTFQWSLIQRPELLLYIVFAILAAAGFFIPPLFLVPYANSLGMEQYWAASILSVLALADLLGRLACGWLANLRLMRNLQLLTMVVTALGVVLLLLPIAQNYWAILVFSSLYGFLFGCVVAIHVTSIVDIVGLEGFDSALGLFMLLRSSGGFVGPPAAGWLVDWANDFSAGFYLSGLCLILSGVFVVLVDRLVEKNKLPVKQSDSCIDTTDHPINKADHTDV